In Anaerolineae bacterium, a genomic segment contains:
- a CDS encoding S41 family peptidase yields the protein MMKRLLTMVVMAWVLFFVISGAFGAGVVLGRSDFFFNPAVVHAEDQPAEFGVFWQVWDLAHQFFIDREALDNTRLTYGAINGLIAALGDEGHTRFLTPEEVERQQTEISGKFYGIGAQVGIEDGLPVIVAPLDGSPADRAGVKVGDIILEVDGQDVTTMPLNEIIDLIRGEEGTEVVITFFRPDTNESLEIAIIRAEIELDAATWTMIPGTEVALIRLAQFSANLNDDVLAAIKGARAAGATALVLDVRNNPGGLLEQAVIVTSQFLKGGNVLLQEDAEGNRVPYPVEPGGIAPDIPIVVLINRGSASSAEIFAGAIQDHERGTVVGETTFGTGTVLRPFKLDDGSALLLGTSQWLTPNGRLIRKQGIEPDIVVELPVGSDLLSTYELKEMSVSELLDSEDKQLLKALEVLEALPQTGIAPGTVLDHYLPDYLRPARVGVE from the coding sequence ATGATGAAACGATTGTTGACTATGGTCGTTATGGCTTGGGTTCTTTTTTTTGTTATCTCGGGCGCTTTTGGCGCAGGGGTTGTTTTGGGCCGGTCGGACTTCTTCTTTAATCCGGCCGTGGTTCACGCCGAAGATCAACCGGCTGAGTTCGGCGTATTCTGGCAGGTTTGGGACCTGGCGCATCAATTTTTTATTGACCGGGAAGCCCTGGATAATACTCGCCTTACTTATGGCGCAATCAACGGCCTGATCGCGGCCCTGGGCGACGAAGGCCACACCCGTTTTTTAACGCCTGAAGAAGTGGAGCGCCAGCAAACCGAAATTTCGGGTAAATTCTACGGCATTGGGGCCCAGGTGGGCATAGAAGACGGCCTGCCCGTGATTGTTGCTCCCCTGGATGGCTCCCCGGCGGACCGGGCCGGCGTAAAGGTGGGTGACATTATCCTGGAAGTAGATGGGCAAGACGTGACCACCATGCCCCTCAACGAGATCATAGATCTCATCCGGGGTGAGGAAGGGACAGAGGTGGTCATCACCTTCTTCCGGCCTGATACCAATGAAAGCCTGGAAATTGCCATTATCCGGGCCGAGATTGAACTGGACGCGGCCACGTGGACAATGATCCCCGGCACTGAGGTGGCTTTGATCCGTTTGGCCCAGTTCAGCGCAAATTTGAATGACGACGTGTTGGCTGCCATAAAAGGGGCCAGAGCCGCCGGGGCGACGGCCCTGGTGCTGGATGTTCGTAATAATCCTGGGGGGCTATTGGAACAGGCTGTTATCGTAACCAGTCAATTTTTAAAGGGTGGCAACGTGCTGTTACAGGAAGATGCCGAGGGCAATCGCGTGCCTTATCCCGTTGAGCCGGGCGGCATTGCCCCGGACATACCCATTGTGGTGCTGATCAATCGGGGTTCGGCCAGTTCCGCCGAAATTTTTGCCGGGGCTATTCAGGATCATGAGCGCGGAACGGTGGTGGGCGAAACCACCTTTGGCACCGGCACGGTCTTGCGTCCCTTCAAATTGGATGACGGGTCGGCTTTATTGCTGGGCACCAGCCAATGGTTGACTCCCAACGGGCGATTGATCCGCAAGCAGGGCATCGAGCCGGATATTGTGGTTGAGTTACCTGTAGGCAGTGACCTGCTCTCCACTTATGAGCTTAAAGAAATGAGTGTGTCTGAGTTATTGGATAGTGAAGATAAGCAGTTGCTTAAAGCCTTGGAAGTGTTGGAAGCCCTGCCTCAAACCGGTATCGCTCCCGGCACTGTGCTGGATCATTACCTGCCCGACTACTTACGACCCGCGCGAGTAGGGGTTGAGTGA
- a CDS encoding rRNA pseudouridine synthase: MSTQERLQKILAHAGVASRRACEELIRQGRISVNGQTVTEVGVKADPQRDVIAVDGQPLGKRVGKQVYIILNKPRHVLSAASDEQRGRKTVLDLVDSPERIYPVGRLDLLSEGLILLTNDGDLTQKLTHPRYQIEKEYHVLVGGHPATQTLLRWRQGGLEVEGKPVGAAIVEILNLEGEDTWLKVILTEGRKREIRAVAQALGHPVKKLIRVRLGPLKLGHLKPGQWRHLNPREVERLKKATTR, encoded by the coding sequence GTGAGCACCCAAGAACGCTTACAAAAAATTTTGGCTCATGCGGGCGTAGCTTCACGGCGAGCCTGTGAGGAGTTAATCAGACAGGGCCGGATTTCGGTCAACGGCCAGACCGTGACCGAAGTGGGGGTAAAAGCCGACCCGCAGCGCGACGTTATCGCCGTGGACGGCCAGCCGCTGGGCAAACGGGTGGGGAAACAGGTCTACATTATCCTTAATAAACCCCGCCACGTTTTGAGCGCCGCCAGCGATGAACAGCGAGGGCGCAAAACAGTGCTTGACCTGGTTGACTCGCCGGAACGAATCTACCCGGTCGGCCGGCTTGACCTGCTCAGCGAAGGCTTGATTTTACTCACCAACGACGGCGACCTGACCCAAAAACTAACCCATCCCCGCTATCAAATTGAAAAAGAGTATCACGTCCTGGTCGGCGGCCATCCCGCCACTCAAACGCTCCTGCGCTGGCGACAGGGCGGCCTTGAGGTAGAAGGCAAGCCGGTAGGCGCAGCCATTGTGGAAATATTGAACCTGGAAGGTGAAGACACCTGGCTCAAAGTCATCCTCACCGAAGGGCGTAAACGGGAAATCCGGGCAGTGGCCCAAGCGTTGGGCCACCCGGTCAAAAAATTGATCCGGGTGCGTCTGGGGCCGCTCAAATTGGGCCACCTCAAGCCGGGCCAATGGCGGCATTTGAATCCCAGAGAAGTGGAACGGCTAAAAAAAGCAACCACCCGTTAA
- a CDS encoding pentapeptide repeat-containing protein translates to MNKLTQAQMAQMVKSARQRSEKPYLSGASLRGADLRGIVLSQADLSGADLSEANLRGIDLSRAILHEADLRDADLRGASLKETVLSWARLNNADLSEASLWQADLSEADLTEANLYQAVLLNANLSRAKMRRANLAGADLGQSNLSLANLSQVNFSGANLRGADLSEADLSQAMLFGADLSHTNLFGANLSGANLRGVNLNEAKLFGVKLKATNLSGAIMPDGKKYGLFNRAEKYIR, encoded by the coding sequence ATGAACAAATTGACCCAGGCGCAGATGGCGCAGATGGTAAAATCTGCTCGCCAGAGAAGTGAAAAGCCGTATTTAAGCGGAGCGTCCTTAAGGGGGGCCGATTTGAGGGGTATAGTTTTGAGCCAGGCCGACCTGAGCGGAGCCGATTTGAGTGAAGCCAACCTGAGGGGAATAGACTTGAGCCGGGCCATTCTACATGAGGCCGACTTAAGGGACGCTGACTTGAGGGGAGCCAGTTTGAAGGAAACTGTCCTCAGTTGGGCCAGGCTCAACAATGCCGACTTGAGCGAAGCCAGCCTATGGCAAGCCGACCTGTCCGAAGCCGATTTGACGGAAGCCAATCTATACCAGGCGGTTCTACTTAACGCCAACTTAAGCCGGGCCAAAATGAGACGGGCCAACCTGGCCGGGGCCGACCTGGGCCAGAGCAACCTGAGCCTGGCCAATCTCAGCCAGGTTAATTTTAGCGGGGCCAATCTCAGAGGGGCCGACCTGTCCGAAGCCGATTTGAGCCAGGCCATGCTGTTTGGGGCCGATTTGAGCCACACCAACCTGTTTGGGGCCAACTTGAGCGGGGCCAACCTGAGGGGGGTCAATTTGAACGAAGCCAAACTGTTTGGCGTTAAGCTAAAGGCAACCAATTTGAGCGGGGCCATTATGCCTGATGGTAAAAAGTACGGCCTATTCAACCGGGCCGAAAAATATATCCGGTGA
- the glmS gene encoding glutamine--fructose-6-phosphate transaminase (isomerizing), which translates to MCGIVGCVGTPEAATIILEGLKKLEYRGYDSAGIAAVDGDLDIRRAEGKLINLEQKLQAAPLTGHVGIGHTRWATHGPPVERNAHPHVDEARAIAVVQNGIVENFIELRAKLIAEGHEFKSDTDTEVITHLVDKFMAAGHSLVEACRQAFLKLEGAHAIAVISKGEPDKIVTARLGNAGGVIVGLGQGKNYLASDIPAILEHTQQVVFLEDGEMAVITAAEVTYQTLAGDPVLKRPRFISWDPVSAAKGQYRHFMQKEIYEQPQSIQSTIRGRVDFTTGQINFEELKLTPAEAAEIKRIIIVACGTSYHAGLVGKFIIEQLARINVSVDYASEFRYRDPLIDDKTVILSITQSGETVDTLAAMEEGREKGAKLWSIVNVMGSMAHRISDGAILMKAGPEIGVASTKAFTTTLTDLFMLGIYLGQLRGLLSHEASYRLASELAHLPELAGQVLAEGYNDYEKLANLYHKHANYLFLGRGFNFPIALEGALKLKEISYIHAEGYPAGEMKHGPIALIDDNMPVVCIATQDHVYDKMISQIEQVRARNGIVISLINEGDEEVASKSNHVLTIPQAHPLITPIISVIPLQLLAYHTAVWRGADVDQPRNLAKSVTVE; encoded by the coding sequence ATGTGTGGCATTGTTGGCTGTGTAGGCACACCCGAAGCCGCAACAATCATCCTTGAAGGTTTAAAAAAATTGGAATATCGCGGTTACGACTCCGCCGGCATTGCCGCGGTGGATGGCGACCTGGATATTCGCCGGGCTGAAGGCAAGCTGATTAATCTGGAGCAAAAATTACAAGCTGCCCCGCTGACCGGCCATGTAGGCATTGGCCATACCCGCTGGGCCACGCACGGCCCCCCTGTTGAGCGCAATGCTCATCCTCACGTTGACGAGGCCCGGGCCATAGCCGTGGTACAAAACGGCATTGTGGAAAATTTTATTGAATTGCGGGCCAAATTGATTGCCGAGGGCCATGAATTCAAATCCGACACCGATACCGAAGTGATCACTCACCTGGTTGACAAATTCATGGCCGCAGGCCATAGCCTGGTGGAAGCCTGCCGGCAGGCCTTTCTTAAGCTTGAGGGAGCGCACGCCATTGCCGTTATCAGCAAAGGTGAACCGGATAAAATTGTCACCGCCCGCTTAGGCAACGCCGGGGGGGTGATTGTGGGTTTGGGCCAGGGCAAAAATTACCTGGCCTCCGACATCCCGGCCATTTTGGAGCACACGCAACAGGTTGTTTTTTTAGAAGACGGCGAAATGGCCGTTATCACCGCCGCCGAAGTCACCTATCAAACCCTGGCCGGCGACCCGGTGCTCAAAAGACCACGCTTCATTTCCTGGGACCCGGTCAGCGCGGCCAAAGGGCAATATCGCCACTTTATGCAAAAAGAGATCTACGAGCAGCCGCAGTCTATCCAAAGCACCATTCGCGGGCGGGTTGATTTTACCACCGGCCAAATCAATTTTGAGGAATTGAAGTTGACCCCGGCTGAAGCCGCCGAGATCAAGCGGATCATCATTGTGGCCTGCGGCACCTCTTATCACGCCGGGCTGGTGGGCAAATTTATCATCGAACAACTGGCCCGGATCAATGTTTCTGTGGATTACGCCTCCGAGTTCCGGTATCGAGACCCGTTGATTGACGATAAAACCGTGATCCTCTCCATTACCCAATCCGGCGAAACCGTGGATACGCTGGCCGCAATGGAGGAAGGCCGGGAGAAAGGGGCCAAACTTTGGAGCATTGTCAACGTGATGGGCAGCATGGCCCACCGCATCAGCGACGGGGCCATTTTGATGAAAGCCGGGCCGGAGATTGGGGTAGCCAGCACCAAAGCTTTCACCACTACCCTGACCGACCTGTTTATGCTGGGCATATATTTGGGCCAATTGCGCGGCCTGCTTTCCCATGAAGCCAGTTATCGCCTGGCTTCAGAACTGGCCCACCTCCCGGAACTGGCCGGTCAGGTTTTGGCCGAAGGCTACAATGATTACGAAAAACTGGCCAACCTGTATCACAAACACGCCAATTATCTTTTTCTGGGGCGTGGTTTTAACTTCCCTATTGCTTTAGAAGGCGCGCTCAAACTCAAAGAAATCAGCTATATTCACGCCGAAGGTTACCCGGCCGGCGAGATGAAACATGGCCCCATTGCCCTGATTGACGACAACATGCCCGTTGTCTGCATTGCCACCCAGGATCATGTGTACGATAAAATGATCAGCCAGATCGAGCAGGTTCGCGCTCGCAACGGCATTGTGATCTCCCTGATCAATGAGGGGGATGAAGAGGTAGCCAGCAAATCGAATCATGTGCTGACCATTCCCCAGGCGCATCCGCTGATCACGCCTATCATTTCGGTGATCCCGCTGCAATTGCTGGCCTACCACACCGCCGTCTGGCGCGGCGCCGACGTGGACCAGCCGCGCAATTTGGCTAAAAGTGTAACTGTGGAATAG
- a CDS encoding helix-turn-helix domain-containing protein, whose protein sequence is MHTNEFGLRLKQLRAAKAQKLERRKIPQREVAEKLNVTPGAYASWESGRTRPDINLLPQIAGYFEVSIDFLLGYTTNTPTGAEFIPVQADEIWSLRRKVQSEGERLGIEIWQRLLARASLQTIGASLKIHARAELERYLRDVFYTDLISIDRLPQESDLAQQLQRAFRLREVIVVPVLEEAPYFIRNVLLGEAARAYFNTHVFEGMKVGLAGGYSVSRMVYSLRRGECRSIEVYPLAISPVIEAVGIDANSLVGALAYRHEGYNVQGYTLQYASPLDWQDAENIRQFAPTLRILAKAKSVDIAFMGLGIVGRRRSPIDLLGDLVDTLTPGLELMRDRGAVGDILYHLVDQTGRPVVPEISNLICSIELQDLHDMVQLGIPVIAIASRREKLAIALAAIKAGYANVLIIDDKLAQALLAAKA, encoded by the coding sequence ATGCATACCAATGAGTTTGGCCTGCGCCTCAAACAACTGCGCGCGGCTAAAGCGCAAAAACTGGAACGGCGCAAGATTCCCCAGCGAGAAGTGGCCGAAAAATTGAACGTTACGCCCGGCGCTTACGCCAGTTGGGAGTCGGGGCGCACCCGGCCCGATATTAACTTACTGCCTCAAATTGCCGGTTATTTTGAGGTGAGCATTGATTTTTTGTTGGGCTATACGACCAATACCCCAACCGGCGCGGAATTCATCCCGGTCCAGGCCGATGAAATATGGTCGTTGCGCCGGAAAGTGCAGAGCGAGGGCGAGCGTTTGGGCATAGAGATTTGGCAGCGTCTTCTGGCCAGGGCCAGTTTGCAAACCATTGGCGCATCGCTCAAAATTCACGCCCGCGCCGAACTGGAACGTTACCTGCGTGACGTTTTTTATACGGACCTGATCAGTATTGACCGTTTACCCCAAGAGAGTGACCTGGCTCAACAACTGCAACGCGCTTTCCGGCTGCGCGAGGTGATTGTGGTGCCGGTGCTGGAGGAAGCGCCGTACTTTATCAGAAATGTGCTGTTGGGCGAAGCGGCGCGAGCTTATTTTAATACTCACGTTTTTGAAGGAATGAAAGTGGGCCTGGCCGGCGGTTACTCTGTTAGCCGCATGGTCTACTCCCTCCGGCGCGGCGAGTGTCGCTCTATTGAGGTCTATCCGCTGGCCATTAGCCCGGTGATTGAAGCCGTTGGTATTGACGCAAACAGCCTGGTAGGGGCGCTGGCGTATCGCCACGAGGGGTACAATGTGCAGGGATACACTTTGCAGTACGCCAGCCCGCTGGATTGGCAGGACGCCGAAAATATCCGGCAGTTTGCGCCTACCTTGCGCATCCTGGCCAAAGCCAAAAGTGTAGACATTGCTTTTATGGGCCTGGGTATTGTGGGCCGCCGGCGCTCGCCCATTGACCTGCTCGGCGACCTGGTGGACACGCTGACGCCGGGCCTGGAGCTTATGCGCGACAGGGGCGCTGTGGGCGACATTCTCTATCACCTGGTTGACCAAACCGGCCGGCCGGTGGTTCCCGAAATCAGTAATCTTATTTGTTCTATTGAATTACAAGACTTACACGATATGGTGCAGTTGGGCATACCCGTTATCGCCATTGCCTCGCGCCGGGAGAAATTGGCCATTGCCCTGGCCGCCATAAAAGCCGGGTATGCCAACGTGTTGATTATTGACGACAAACTGGCCCAGGCCCTGTTGGCGGCCAAAGCCTAA
- a CDS encoding (d)CMP kinase has product MVIIAIDGAAASGKSTVAARLAQALGYLYFDTGVMYRAVTWATLHRNLAVENVKQVSQLAETLIIDVKPDGPDDGRQYTVLADGQDVTWAIRSPEVEKFVSRVSSYPRVRRALTDQQRRIAAGGAIVMVGRDIGTVVLPKADLKIFLRASVEERARRRYKDSLAQGQNPNFDEILAAIKKRDRQDRENPVSPLAPADDAIIVDTDNLSIQEVVEQLKHLARQTAKN; this is encoded by the coding sequence ATAGTGATCATTGCCATAGATGGCGCCGCCGCCTCCGGTAAAAGTACCGTCGCCGCCCGCCTGGCCCAGGCGTTGGGCTATTTATATTTTGACACCGGCGTGATGTATCGCGCGGTAACGTGGGCCACCCTGCACCGTAACCTGGCCGTGGAAAACGTGAAACAGGTTTCACAACTGGCCGAAACGCTAATTATTGACGTAAAACCAGACGGCCCGGACGACGGTCGCCAATACACTGTTTTGGCCGACGGCCAGGATGTAACCTGGGCCATCCGCAGCCCGGAAGTAGAAAAATTTGTTTCCCGCGTCTCCTCCTACCCGCGCGTGCGCCGGGCCTTAACAGACCAACAACGCCGTATTGCCGCAGGCGGCGCTATAGTGATGGTGGGGCGAGACATTGGCACGGTTGTTTTGCCCAAGGCCGACCTGAAAATATTTTTGCGCGCCTCTGTCGAGGAGCGCGCGCGCCGCCGTTATAAAGACAGTTTGGCCCAGGGCCAAAATCCCAATTTTGACGAAATTCTGGCCGCTATCAAAAAACGGGACCGGCAGGACCGGGAAAATCCGGTCTCGCCCCTGGCGCCGGCTGACGATGCGATTATTGTGGATACCGATAATTTGAGCATCCAGGAAGTGGTGGAGCAATTAAAACACTTGGCCCGGCAAACCGCCAAAAATTAG